From a region of the Pieris rapae chromosome 22, ilPieRapa1.1, whole genome shotgun sequence genome:
- the LOC110996558 gene encoding uncharacterized protein LOC110996558, with product MKEIVNKNLITLKCVLFCFLAGIGCIYPFLPLHMLSVGLDRAEARLISAVTPCIALLGPAVLGPLIDKLSVGRGSTGGSSGPSGSGKLLRIITALCLILSALFYSLLLAVPYTERHEARRPQVLFMCDADGGYVMQEVCTEGMRCNRWDGQKSGVLAVGACEYGCADENMTWVMKPFTTTSTTTTMSPLYNSVANYTTPVAPVTEEPEDDADFEINPPHLCYNGQCLVYMQHEKRLRVPLSLLAPEMPEDNSTDENNWCTYRTAGPSKCIVPADRLQEINPDGGECKAAVRCQVLDPYDEPDGVLANAECRLVIGDPSYTFWSYFIIRLFADIWPTAALALLGAACVIATRETSLGRGDVGRQLAFGTLGLAIFPPLAGLAASEMPDTPYLVPFLLHALFMLIGALILIVDSHMPLSTPEWWWHTATGVLTMPMNAVRRYGAETAAIFAVVVLLGTLWSGIDAYLPWTVLELNGTSVSAGLTLTAGALPAVPALWWAEAVVDYIGHSNVYIAAFTFYCLRYTALAYSTTYTWVIVSELLEVFTLSLVWVTSVLYFRHLVPRKYTATGQALPVIAHFCLGRCIGAIVSGMVTLEQSIESSRNVYRALGVLALLCSCVYLALYHLLLAPRCASPAAPPPTHLLQGLNSNGASNGSYAPMRVYHEERSRKGHFRY from the exons ATGAAGGAGATTGTGAATAAAAACCTGATCACGTTGAAGTGTGTCCTCTTTTGCTTCTTAGCAG GAATAGGATGTATCTACCCATTTCTGCCCCTACATATGCTTTCAGTTGGGTTAGATAGAGCGGAAGCACGTTTGATATCTGCCGTAACACCATGTATAGCTCTACTGGGCCCCGCCGTGTTGGGACCGCTTATTGATAA ATTGTCTGTGGGTCGAGGCTCGACTGGCGGAAGTTCGGGGCCCAGCGGTTCCGGAAAGCTTTTGAGAATCATCACAGCCTTATGTCTTATTTTAAGCGCTTTGTTTTATTCGTTGTTACTCGCCGTTCCATACACGGAGCGACATGAG GCCAGAAGACCGCAAGTCCTTTTTATGTGCGACGCAGATGGCGGTTACGTAATGCAGGAAGTGTGTACTGAGGGCATGAGATGCAATAGATGGGATGGACAAAAG TCGGGTGTACTTGCTGTGGGCGCGTGTGAATACGGCTGTGCTGACGAGAATATGACGTGGGTGATGAAGCCCTTCACTACAACTTCTACTACCACAACAATGAGCCCACTGTATAATAGTGTCGCTAATTATAct ACACCAGTAGCACCAGTGACAGAAGAGCCGGAAGATGACGCAGACTTCGAGATTAACCCACCACATCTCTGCTACAATGGCCAATGCCTCGTGTACATGCAACACGAAAAGAGGCTACGCGTTCCCCTCTCTCTATTAGCCCCAGAAATGCCTGAAGATAATTCTACAGACGAAAACAATTGGTGCACTTATAGAACTG CTGGGCCATCAAAATGTATAGTACCAGCTGACCGTCTTCAAGAAATAAACCCAGATGGAGGTGAATGTAAGGCAGCCGTGCGATGCCAAGTGCTGGATCCTTATGATGAACCAGATGGAGTTCTTGCTAATGCTGAGTGTAGACTTGTCATTGGCGATCCGTCGTATACTTTTTGGAGCTATTTCATAATAAG ACTCTTCGCTGACATATGGCCCACAGCCGCCTTGGCCTTGTTAGGCGCTGCTTGCGTCATAGCAACAAGAGAAACATCCTTAGGCCGTGGTGACGTTGGAAGACAGCTTGCCTTCGGGACCCTCGGCTTGGCGATTTTCCCACCCTTGGCGGGGCTTGCGGCCTCGGAAATGCCTGACACCCCATACTTGGTGCCCTTCCTGTTGCATGCCTTGTTCATGTTGATTGGAGCACTCATACTAATAGTTGACAG CCACATGCCGCTCTCCACTCCTGAATGGTGGTGGCACACAGCAACAGGCGTGCTGACAATGCCCATGAATGCCGTAAGACGTTATGGTGCTGAGACGGCTGCAATCTTCGCTGTCGTTGTTCTATTAGGAACACTATGGAGTGGCATCGATGCATATTTGCCTTG gacGGTACTAGAACTGAACGGTACCAGCGTGTCTGCCGGTCTAACACTGACGGCGGGTGCGTTACCCGCAGTCCCCGCTCTGTGGTGGGCGGAGGCGGTCGTTGACTACATCGGACATTCCAACGTCTACATCGCGGCCTTTACCTTCTACTGTCTACGGTACACTG CTTTAGCCTACAGTACAACCTACACGTGGGTGATTGTAAGCGAGCTCCTGGAAGTGTTCACGCTGAGCCTCGTTTGGGTGACGTCAGTGCTGTATTTCCGCCACCTCGTGCCACGGAAATACACGGCCACCGGACAAGCATTACCTGTCATTGCGCACTTCTGTCtag GTCGGTGCATCGGAGCCATAGTCAGTGGAATGGTGACCCTCGAACAAAGCATCGAATCCAGCCGAAACGTTTACCGCGCGTTGGGCGTTCTGGCATTGCTCTGTTCGTGCGTCTACTTGGCTCTTTATCACTTGCTGTTGGCGCCACGATGCGCGTCACCCGCTGCGCCGCCGCCCACGCATTTATTACAAG gttTGAACTCTAACGGCGCTTCAAATGGGTCATACGCTCCTATGAGGGTATACCACGAAGAACGATCAAGAAAGGGTCACTTCCGCTACTAA